In the Pseudochaenichthys georgianus chromosome 1, fPseGeo1.2, whole genome shotgun sequence genome, one interval contains:
- the LOC117445858 gene encoding RNA binding protein fox-1 homolog 3-like isoform X5, whose translation MLMSTDVASIMLPVSRGLMDRDRELDPMAGVHPNVGGPAAVVRGMKRGDPEPDGLTAAALVDSTGAECKRPRIDGSGGIGEVGQNNDPLTLGYHGYPSLSQGAQDNAGGQEGLVPPPFSAFPPPPPPPPQNGLALDYGGSLYAAGAIQGPVELGGAVNSAANAASLSVQQSDGSSQIDGQSGVGSGGGGSIGDDTDAKGSPKRLHVSNIPFRFRDPDLRQMFGQYGKILDVEIIFNERGSKGFGFVTFETSADAERAREKLHGTLVEGRKIEVNNATARVMTNKKMATPYSNGEGLATLPYAGWKLSPMVGAMYSPELYTVPGFPYPAAAAAAAASTAATFRGAHLRGRARPVYSAVRAAVPQPAIPTYPGVMAYQDGFYGAADLYTSVSGH comes from the exons ATGTTAATGTCTACCGACGTTGCATCCATCATGCTGCCTGTATCCCGGGGTCTCATGGACCGGGATAGAGAGCTGGACCCCATGGCCGGGGTGCACCCTAACGTGGGCGGGCCTGCTGCGGTTGTCCGGGGTATGAAGCGCGGAGACCCGGAGCCCGACGGACTGACAGCGGCTGCTCTGGTGGACTCTACCGGGGCGGAGTGCAAGCGTCCCCGGATCGACGGCTCGGGAGGGATCGGCGAGGTTGGCCAG AACAACGACCCTTTGACCCTTGGCTACCATGGCTACCCATCTCTTAGTCAG GGCGCTCAGGATAATGCTGGCGGTCAGGAGGGCCTCGTACCCCCGCCTTTCTCTGCCTTCCCTCCACCTCCACCGCCGCCCCCCCAGAACGGCTTGGCCCTGGATTACGGGGGCAGCCTGTATGCAGCGGGGGCCATCCAGGGCCCCGTGGAACTCGGTGGAGCAGTGAACAGTGCCGCCAACGCTGCCAGCCTCAGTGTCCAA CAGTCAGATGGGTCCTCCCAGATTGACGGTCAGTCGGGTGTTGGCTCAGGAGGTGGAGGGAGCATCGGGGACGATACAGACGCCAAGGGGTCGCCCAAACGCCTCCACGTGTCCAACATCCCCTTCCGCTTCAGAGACCCCGACCTACGGCAGATGTTTGGT CAATACGGCAAAATCCTTGATGTCGAGATCATTTTCAATGAAAGAGGATCCAAG GGTTTTGGTTTTGTAACTTTCGAGACGAGTGCAGATGCAGAGAGGGCCAGGGAGAAGCTTCACGGTACGCTGGTGGAAGGACGTAAAATCGAG GTGAATAATGCCACAGCCAGAGTGATGACAAACAAGAAGATGGCGACCCCGTACTCTAACGGAGAGGGCCTCGCTACTCTGCCATACG CAGGGTGGAAGTTGAGTCCTATGGTTGGTGCCATGTACAGCCCTGAACTCTATACAG TACCAGGGTTCCCatacccagcagcagcagccgcagcaGCTGCCTCCACCGCAGCGACCTTCCGAGGCGCTCACCTGCGCGGCCGCGCGCGGCCCGTCTATAGTGCGGTCCGGGCGGCTGTGCCTCAGCCCGCCATCCCCACCTACCCtgg TGTGATGGCCTATCAGGATGGCTTTTACGGTGCAGCTGATCTCTAT